In one Saccharibacillus brassicae genomic region, the following are encoded:
- a CDS encoding RNA polymerase sigma factor, producing MVDDNTLFITYREDVYRYCLHMLRNQTDAEDICQEVFVKAMLADRSQVEHVKAWLMRITANECHSLMRRRTNGNVKEKKAFTINVPLRAPQSVEQTFEKSETADEFGNLLNKLKPKVREALLLYYMADLSTAETAEALGVPVGTAKSRVNRGLKMLKKLYEKSPESPGKGSERHVSNY from the coding sequence ATGGTGGACGACAATACGTTATTCATAACCTACAGGGAAGACGTGTACCGATACTGTCTGCACATGCTGCGGAACCAAACGGACGCGGAAGATATCTGCCAGGAGGTGTTCGTCAAAGCGATGCTGGCGGATCGAAGTCAGGTGGAGCATGTCAAAGCATGGCTGATGCGGATCACCGCCAACGAATGCCATTCGCTGATGCGGCGCCGGACGAACGGAAACGTCAAAGAGAAAAAGGCGTTCACGATCAACGTGCCGCTGCGTGCGCCGCAATCGGTCGAGCAGACTTTCGAGAAAAGCGAGACGGCGGACGAGTTCGGGAATCTGTTGAACAAATTAAAGCCCAAAGTGCGCGAAGCGCTGCTGCTGTACTACATGGCGGATCTGTCGACGGCCGAGACGGCCGAAGCGCTGGGCGTGCCGGTCGGGACCGCGAAGTCGAGAGTTAATCGGGGGTTGAAAATGCTCAAGAAATTGTATGAAAAAAGTCCGGAATCGCCGGGGAAAGGAAGTGAACGGCATGTCTCAAATTACTGA
- a CDS encoding MFS transporter, whose product MPVKPGALAEGSDPNPAGSATRIPAPESRPRGTVYGVLFAIGLVHLFNDSMQAVIPAIMPILQDSMSLSYGQLGWILFAINFTASIMQPVIGLFADKRPTPSLLPIAMASTLTGMLLLAYAPSYAAVIVAVIFVGLGSAAFHPEGSRVSHMAAGPRRGLAQSIFQVGGNAGQSLAPLLTRLIFIPLGQFGAIWFTGLAALGIVIQLFIARWYGRTLKAAAHAKKTAVRTALSPQARKRILSAMTLLLLLVFVRSWYVTSVGSYYAFYLRDVFGVSIADAQIYVFLFLAAGAVGTLLGGPLADRFGKRNVLFASMLLAAPLTLALPYANLTWTGILLTLIGFILLSSFSVSVVYAQMLIPGRIGAVSGLVTGLAFGMGGIGGLVLGSWMDAAGVAAVMRFCSFLPLLGVLTFLLPSDRKLNAWARENGAEV is encoded by the coding sequence ATGCCCGTCAAGCCCGGAGCGCTCGCGGAAGGTTCCGATCCGAACCCCGCAGGCTCTGCTACCCGGATTCCCGCGCCCGAAAGCCGCCCGCGCGGCACCGTCTACGGTGTGCTGTTCGCGATCGGCCTCGTGCATCTGTTCAACGATTCGATGCAGGCGGTCATTCCCGCCATCATGCCGATCCTTCAGGATTCCATGTCGCTCAGCTACGGCCAGCTCGGCTGGATCCTGTTCGCGATCAACTTCACGGCGTCGATCATGCAGCCTGTCATCGGGCTGTTCGCCGACAAGCGGCCGACGCCGTCGCTGCTGCCGATCGCGATGGCTTCCACGCTGACCGGCATGCTGCTGCTCGCCTATGCGCCGAGCTACGCGGCGGTCATCGTCGCGGTTATCTTCGTCGGCCTCGGCTCCGCGGCGTTCCATCCGGAAGGCTCGCGCGTCTCGCATATGGCCGCAGGTCCTCGCCGCGGCCTTGCGCAGTCGATCTTCCAGGTCGGCGGCAACGCCGGGCAGTCGCTCGCTCCGCTGTTGACGCGGCTGATCTTTATCCCGCTCGGCCAGTTCGGCGCGATCTGGTTCACGGGCCTGGCCGCGCTCGGCATCGTTATTCAGCTCTTTATCGCGCGCTGGTACGGACGCACGCTCAAAGCGGCGGCCCATGCCAAAAAGACCGCCGTGCGAACAGCGCTGAGCCCGCAGGCGCGCAAACGCATTCTGTCCGCCATGACGCTTCTGCTGCTGCTCGTCTTCGTGCGGTCGTGGTACGTGACGTCGGTCGGCAGCTACTACGCGTTCTATCTGCGCGACGTGTTCGGCGTCAGTATCGCCGACGCGCAGATCTACGTCTTCCTGTTCCTTGCCGCGGGCGCCGTCGGCACGCTGCTCGGCGGTCCGCTGGCCGACCGGTTCGGCAAACGCAACGTGCTGTTCGCGTCGATGCTGCTGGCCGCCCCGCTGACGCTCGCGCTTCCGTATGCCAACCTGACGTGGACCGGCATCCTGCTGACGCTGATCGGATTTATTTTGCTGTCGAGCTTCTCGGTGTCCGTCGTCTACGCCCAGATGCTTATTCCGGGCCGGATCGGCGCGGTATCGGGACTCGTCACCGGCCTTGCGTTCGGCATGGGCGGAATCGGCGGTCTCGTGCTGGGCAGTTGGATGGACGCGGCCGGCGTCGCCGCGGTCATGCGCTTTTGCAGCTTCCTGCCGCTGCTCGGCGTGCTCACGTTCCTGCTGCCGAGCGACCGGAAGCTGAATGCGTGGGCCAGAGAGAACGGAGCGGAAGTATAA
- the licT gene encoding BglG family transcription antiterminator LicT: MIIKQIFNNNIVSTVDDKNQELLILGRGIGFNSKVGDSVEPERIEKIFRLQDEVLYEKFKATVMEVPIDILQATDDIVTLARMQLGKTISDGIYVSLSDHIHFAIQRLRDGMIVRNPLSWEIQHFYKAEYDVARESLDILKERLGVEFPKEEICNIALHFVNAEVNDSMNDVTHLMQLLQEIMNIVKYHYNVELDEDSVNYFRFITHLKYFCQRVVTHSSHEDVEEYLYEIVRKNYPEAFACIGKIERFIRKNYQYEMTHSEQLYLSLHLERLMKNRTA, from the coding sequence GTGATAATTAAACAGATTTTCAACAACAACATCGTCAGCACGGTGGACGACAAGAATCAGGAACTGCTGATCCTCGGCCGGGGTATCGGGTTCAATTCAAAAGTCGGCGATTCGGTGGAACCGGAGCGGATCGAGAAAATTTTTCGGCTGCAGGACGAAGTGCTGTACGAAAAATTCAAAGCGACCGTGATGGAAGTGCCGATCGATATTTTGCAGGCGACCGACGATATCGTCACGCTTGCGCGCATGCAGCTCGGCAAAACGATCAGCGACGGCATCTATGTCTCGCTGTCCGACCATATCCATTTCGCGATCCAGCGGCTTCGGGACGGCATGATCGTGCGCAATCCGCTGTCGTGGGAAATCCAGCATTTTTACAAAGCCGAATACGACGTGGCCCGGGAATCGCTCGACATTCTCAAGGAACGTCTGGGCGTCGAGTTTCCCAAAGAAGAGATTTGCAATATCGCGCTGCATTTCGTCAACGCGGAAGTGAACGATTCGATGAACGACGTGACGCATCTGATGCAGCTGCTGCAGGAGATTATGAACATCGTCAAGTACCATTACAACGTGGAACTCGACGAGGACAGCGTGAACTATTTTCGCTTCATTACGCATCTCAAGTATTTCTGCCAGCGCGTCGTCACGCATTCGAGCCACGAAGACGTCGAAGAGTATCTGTACGAGATCGTCAGGAAAAACTACCCGGAGGCGTTTGCCTGCATCGGGAAGATCGAACGTTTTATCCGCAAAAATTACCAATACGAAATGACCCACTCCGAGCAGCTGTATCTGTCGCTGCATCTGGAGCGGCTCATGAAAAACCGAACGGCATAA